Proteins encoded in a region of the Phocoena phocoena chromosome X, mPhoPho1.1, whole genome shotgun sequence genome:
- the NEXMIF gene encoding neurite extension and migration factor: MDNQQDKAVVASANGENTMINGVKENDSEDQDVAMKSFAALDAATPIQPILVSQKENLMYPRGLLPLPSKKPCMQSPPSPLGLIEAPEHAANSASVNAISLTSGISKGLNTWSLPNECEKAPFAIMEPAGMSALNGECLMQPSRTCLGCFMESKDAVDPEPGISLKVSDLNRDYETCAVSDIGIQCINAGENMKYGEQLLSDQLLGFPLHKSRAGDRREAEKPDIDLEDPAQKSYYEALLLDKCNTEEALLANSNQDWGYFETFISESKIELLDLCSKNELSVNLFSEEDVDNYMFDDDESTLGSDVCSLKIRYESFQDNVRDKTTLLMQEDAQFNFFPSVFTTCPKRESKSGALKQSSDLSQFKVPDVSIIWGEEDKILDKKKGKEEGQEDKGVEKKDAKDNGEKSALNKPCSGPEVGQFKNPKQGHLANSLEASGNFSDDSSFIEVSYDAMGEIKDCSRYMARDTNSGSSSSQQNYGLRAKRKVRYSEDYLYDVDSLEGEKVNERKEWLPGGCKEEDDDEWCPKKRRKVTRKEPPVIIKYIIINRFKGEKNMLVKLGRVDASETTVNLSETQLNKYSKLAPLKGFWQKKKKQRNSNSDSNKTPLCQKQSFEPGSFEVSFLPPARKRKSKLGNRHRIQRIPSMETSASGKQVSFCNDERQASSRKEDGGLKGTLKSAPLAAPGCANGSHLNDITGPDSVKVKAQDAQFKGPERKVLNKIKFKSEARLKSKKIKAGQESKPVVQMTPLLGDQSSKANSKNEAIPGTSNGSHLSEFHETKVAKNSTFLPTTCSSEMPLSSAHVANNIPVIPGGYLQTLLDASDLSNNTGISYFTQHSPEQNEVSLTQTEKSFVPLQPAQDCVLSSPSESELLQSSQNFKMESSNYGNVWPNKPTSGSQEFMAAVSREIAPNQSCEFGVSQVVSMENNLTATTYNPICLNSGGSSCNKVLYASVQDTQLSSDDSYQLCHFNNGEICFPFQQGPVNMDDGRLFSFDSMAPLSINSSNYCSLSLKSCEKDGDDDITDDFLAHCSPKLVIQQSIDEIAPLKESTDLLDISNFTPDKFRNSSLSEMSPPDTPSLSPQITRCESIKTLGTLKVFQEGVPGILGNMEKIKWDCSTLSRQVQVDDGFTLNNHQFQFHMFNDEDSVSLLQKAPCLSAFNDPSGQMSTNNKVSKSRKKSSPNKSGATNQSSSQKNNRKKNPKANNKGIEKPPGKTSRQVPKSTKKGKFMAAVNGEKMQIGIGRGGGQVNSISSTGKTLAECIQHSVPVASMKMPSQKGLSGDWSLGKESSPGWSDMSMGTNTNNLLDDDQREFQEPSYILSNIASGMADVQRFMMASIEPLCEPMEHHGDPNIFYSPESNSLKLKTLKILAGTPQESKKKANSGSPGATKNHRSIKGVSKSNGKAAIGDPGRASMSGYNEDSRSAFFDKKYNNLSTLGNNGPTHKKLYRHKTSSKALRDEKCKGKRMEREQVHKDEAGTASFEKLRDSDYNLLKAETAFWVLPVFEEETPIFQKDI, encoded by the exons ATGGATAACCAACAAGATAAGGCTGTTGTTGCCTCAGCCAATGGAGAAAACACTATGATTAATGGGGTCAAGGAAAATG ATTCAGAGGACCAGGATGTGGCAATGAAGTCATTTGCAGCTCTAGATGCTGCTACACCAATCCAGCCTATACTGGTGTCTCAAAAAGAGAACCTGATGTATCCCAGAGgtctcctgcctctgccctctaAGAAGCCCTGTATGCAGAGCCCTCCCTCTCCTTTGGGCCTGATTGAAGCACCTGAGCATGCTGCTAATAGTGCTTCTGTGAATGCCATCTCCCTTACATCTGGTATTTCAAAAGGCCTGAACACATGGTCACTGCCCAATGAGTGTGAGAAAGCTCCATTTGCCATAATGGAGCCTGCAGGCATGTCAGCTTTGAATGGGGAGTGCCTCATGCAGCCAAGCCGGACTTGCTTGGGCTGCTTCATGGAATCCAAGGATGCAGTAGATCCTGAGCCAGGGATCAGTCTAAAAGTCAGTGATCTAAATAGAGATTATGAAACTTGTGCAGTCTCTGATATAGGGATTCAGTGTATTAATGCTGGAGAAAACATGAAATATGGAGAGCAGCTTCTCTCAGACCAGCTCCTAGGCTTCCCACTGCACAAATCAAGGGCAGGAGATAGACGAGAAGCCGAGAAACCTGACATTGACTTGGAGGACCCAGCTCAGAAAAGTTATTATGAGGCATTACTATTAGATAAGTGCAATACGGAAGAGGCTTTGCTGGCAAATTCCAATCAGGATTGGGGTTACTTTGAGACTTTTATTAGTGAGAGTAAGATTGAACTTCTTGACCTCTGTTCCAAGAATGAGCTGTCTGTCAACCTGTTCTCTGAAGAAGATGTGGATAACTACATGTTCGATGATGATGAGTCAACACTGGGCAGTGATGTCTGCTCCCTGAAAATTCGATATGAATCCTTCCAGGACAACGTTCGAGACAAAACCACCCTTTTGATGCAGGAGGATGCCCAATTCAACTTTTTTCCCAGTGTCTTCACTACCTGCCCCAAGCGGGAGTCTAAGAGTGGAGCCCTGAAGCAGAGCAGTGATCTTTCCCAATTCAAGGTCCCTGATGTGAGCATTATCTGGGGGGAGGAAGATAAAATCTTGGACaagaagaaaggcaaagaagaagGCCAGGAAGACAAAGGTGTAGAGAAAAAAGATGCAAAGGATAATGGAGAAAAATCTGCCTTAAATAAACCATGCAGTGGACCTGAAGTAGGGCAATTTAAGAATCCAAAGCAAGGCCATCTTGCCAATTCCTTGGAGGCATCAGGGAATTTTAGTGATGACAGTTCCTTCATTGAGGTCTCTTATGATGCCATGGGGGAGATCAAGGACTGTAGCCGCTATATGGCTCGGGACACTAATTCTGGCAGCTCCTCCTCCCAGCAGAATTATGGGCTACGAGCCAAGAGAAAAGTCAGGTATAGTGAAGATTATCTATATGATGTTGACTCACTAGAGGGTGAAAAGGTAAATGAGAGGAAGGAATGGCTGCCAGGTGGTTGTAAAGAGGAAGATGATGATGAATGGTGtcccaaaaagagaagaaaagtaactCGTAAGGAGCCCCCTGTTATTATCAAATATATCATCATTAATCGTTTTAAAGGTGAGAAGAACATGCTGGTGAAGTTGGGTAGGGTGGATGCCAGTGAGACAACAGTGAATTTGAGTGAGACGCAGCTCAACAAATATTCCAAGCTGGCCCCCTTGAAGGGCTtctggcaaaagaagaaaaagcagagaaacagCAATTCAGACTCCAACAAAACACCCTTATGCCAAAAGCAAAGCTTTGAACCAGGTAGCTTTGAGGTGTCATTCCTGCCACCTGCTCGCAAACGAAAATCTAAACTTGGCAACAGGCACAGGATTCAAAGAATCCCATCCATGGAAACTTCAGCAAGTGGTAAGCAGGTTTCATTCTGCAATGATGAGAGGCAAGCTAGTAGTCGTAAAGAAGATGGAGGCCTGAAAGGTACACTGAAGTCAGCACCTCTGGCTGCCCCCGGCTGTGCAAATGGATCACATTTAAATGACATCACAGGCCCTGACTCAGTGAAAGTCAAAGCCCAAGATGCACAATTTAAGGGGCCAGAGAGGAAAGTGCTcaacaaaatcaaatttaaaagtgAAGCCAGGTTAAAATCCAAGAAAATCAAAGCTGGGCAAGAAAGCAAGCCAGTTGTTCAAATGACCCCTCTTTTGGGAGACCAATCTTCCAAGGCTAATTCAAAGAATGAAGCTATTCCTGGGACCTCAAACGGTTCACATCTATCTGAATTTCATGAGACAAAGGTTGCTAAGAATTCTACTTTCCTACCAACCACTTGCTCTTCTGAAATGCCTCTATCATCTGCTCATGTTGCCAACAATATACCTGTTATCCCTGGAGGGTATTTGCAGACATTGTTAGATGCTTCTGACTTGTCAAATAATACTGGCATTTCATACTTCACTCAGCATTCTCCAGAGCAAAATGAAGTCAGCCTCACTcaaacagaaaaatcatttgtaCCTCTCCAGCCTGCCCAGGACTGTGTGCTTTCCTCGCCTTCTGAGTCTGAGCTGCTTCAATCATCCCAAAACTTCAAAATGGAATCAAGCAACTATGGAAATGTGTGGCCCAACAAACCTACTTCTGGCTCCCAGGAATTCATGGCTGCAGTCTCAAGGGAGATAGCTCCAAACCAATCATGTGAATTTGGAGTCTCCCAAGTAGTTTCCATGGAAAATAACCTCACAGCTACAACATACAATCCAATCTGCCTCAACAGCGGTGGCAGTAGTTGCAACAAGGTCCTGTATGCATCTGTGCAAGACACCCAGCTCTCATCTGATGACTCTTATCAATTATGTCACTTTAATAATGGAGAGATCTGCTTTCCTTTCCAGCAGGGTCCAGTGAATATGGATGATGGGCGGCTCTTTAGCTTTGATTCCATGGCCCCACTCTCTATCAACTCAAGCAATTATTGCTCCTTAAGCTTGAAGTCTTGTGAAaaggatggtgatgatgatatcACGGATGACTTCCTGGCCCATTGCAGCCCCAAGCTGGTGATCCAGCAGAGCATTGATGAAATAGCACCACTAAAGGAGTCCACTGACCTCCTGGATATCTCCAACTTCACTCCTGACAAATTCCGCAACTCTTCCCTCTCAGAGATGTCCCCACCTGACACCCCCAGTCTTTCCCCTCAGATTACCAGATGTGAGAGTATCAAGACACTAGGAACACTAAAGGTGTTCCAAGAGGGTGTCCCAGGAATACTGGGCAATATGGAAAAAATCAAATGGGACTGCAGTACCCTTTCACGGCAGGTCCAAGTGGATGATGGATTTACTTTAAATAACCATCAGTTTCAATTCCATATGTTCAATGATGAGGATTCTGTCAGCCTGCTCCAAAAAGCCCCTTGCTTATCAGCGTTTAATGATCCATCTGGTCAAATGAGTACCAACAACAAGGTGtcaaaatcaagaaagaaaagttcaCCCAACAAGAGTGGGGCTACGAACCAAAGCTCTTCTcagaaaaacaacaggaaaaaaaaccccaaagccaaCAACAAAGGGATTGAAAAACCACCTGGCAAAACCTCCCGCCAGGTCCCTAAGTcaacaaagaaagggaaattcaTGGCTGCAGTCAATGGAGAGAAAATGCAAATTGGCATCGGTCGTGGAGGAGGCCAAGTCAACAGCATATCCTCCACAGGGAAGACTTTGGCTGAATGTATCCAGCATAGTGTCCCTGTGGCCTCTATGAAGATGCCAAGTCAGAAGGGACTTTCTGGAGATTGGTCTTTGGGGAAGGAGAGCAGCCCAGGCTGGAGTGACATGAGCATGGGCACCAACACCAACAACCTTCTGGATGATGATCAACGGGAATTTCAGGAGCCTTCTTATATCTTGTCCAACATTGCCTCTGGTATGGCAGATGTGCAGAGATTCATGATGGCCTCCATAGAGCCCCTTTGCGAACCCATGGAGCACCATGGAGACCCCAATATATTCTACTCCCCTGAGTCCAAtagtctaaaattaaaaacactcaaaATATTGGCTGGGACACCAcaggaatctaagaaaaaggcCAACAGTGGCTCTCCAGGAGCCACTAAGAATCACAGGTCCATCAAGGGTGTGAGTAAAAGCAATGGGAAAGCAGCGATAGGTGATCCTGGTCGTGCAAGCATGTCTGGTTATAACGAGGACTCTCGCTCTGCCTTCTTTGATAAAAAGTATAATAACCTGAGCACTTTAGGCAATAATGGACCGACACACAAAAAGTTATATCGTCACAAAACCAGCTCCAAGGCCCTGAGAGATGAGAAGTGTAAGGGAAAGCGTATGGAGCGAGAACAGGTCCACAAGGATGAGGCTGGGAcagcttcttttgaaaaactgaG GGATTCCGACTACAATCTCCTAAAAGCAGAAACAGCATTTTGGGTTTTACCTGTGTTTGAAGAAGAGACTCCCATTTTCCAGAAAGACATTtga